GATCGAGGTGTCCATCGTCACCGCCATTGTCCTGCTGATCGCCATCGTCGGCATTCCCGCGATCGGCAGCTACGTCATCGAAAACAAGGTCCCCAAAGTGGGGGAGGAACTTCAACGCTTCGTCGCGCGCGTCAAGGCCAATAGCCAGGGCGACGTCGTGGCCCCGTATGCCGACCTGCATGACGGCATGCTGGCCAACGCCTTGCGCGATTCCAGCGTATTCGCCGTGCGCGGCAACGACGCGTCCGCCTTGGTGGCGCATGGCCTGGGCGGCAATGGCTCGGCGGGCAACGGCACGATCGGCCTGGCGCCGGCGTCCTTCGCGGGCGCGGGGCCGGGATCCGCCTTTACGCTGACCCTGACCAATGTCCACAACGCGGCGTGTCCGGGGTTGGCCTCCGTCATGCAGCGCGTATCGGAAATCATCACGGTCGAAGGCCAGGGCGGGCCGGTGGTGGTCAAGGACAATGGCGCCTCGCCGCCCAAGGGCTACGACGCCATGCTGGCGCAGGCCCAGTGCGCGCGTGGCGACGCCAACACCTTCGTCTTCACCGCGCGCTGACGGGTGGCGTCCATGCCGGGTATGCATCGACATCGCCGGGCGCGCCGGCGTCCAGGCCAGCGGGGGTTCGCGTTGCTGGAGCTCACCGTCGCCGTCGCCATCACCTGCGTGCTGGCGATATGGGCGGCCGAGCGCCTGCTGCATCAGGTGGACGGCGTGGCGGAACAGGCCGCGGGGCGATGGCTGCTGGAGATCCACGGCGCCCTCGATGGCATGCTGGCCCGCCATGGCGCGGCACTGGCCGAGGGCGAGGTCCCCGTGGATGGGCAGGGTGGGGCGCTTTACGCGGACCCCTGGGCGCCCAGCCTGGCCGAACTCAAGGGCGCGGGACATCTGCCGGCGTCGTTTCCGGACCATGGGCCGCTGGGCATGCGCGCCACCGTCAAGCTATGGCGCGACGACGCCTGCCCCGGCCTGGCGTGCCGCGTCGAAGCCCTGGCCTACGCACGCGTCGCCGCCGGATCGGTGACCGGCCCAGGCGCGGCGGGGGAGGAGCCGGCCGGATCGCCCGACATCTCGCGCATCGCGGGCGTCCTGCTGGCGACTGGCGGCCTGGGAGCCGGCGTATCCGAACTTGCGCCGCATCGCCTGCGTGGCGCCGGCTTCGACCTGCCGAATCCCCCGGCGGCCGGCATGGCGCGGCTGCCCATCGGCACGGTCGCCGTCCGCGCCGGCCGGGAAGCGGGCGACGCCGGGCGCTACCTGCGGACACACGACGCCAGGGACCCGCAATTCCGCGGCGACGTGTCCGCGACGGGCACCCTGTCGACCGGCGGCCGGCTCGTCGCCGGGGAGCACCTGAAACTGGGCGCCGTCGAAGTCGCCGGCGCCGCGTGCCCGGAAAACGGGCTGCTCGCCCGCGACCGGGAAGGCGGCCTGCTGAACTGTGCGGCAGGCGTCTGGGCCGTGCCGGGGGGCTTCGGCGGCGCCTATG
This genomic interval from Bordetella genomosp. 9 contains the following:
- a CDS encoding type 4 pilus major pilin; its protein translation is MRLRRRRIQQGFSLIEVSIVTAIVLLIAIVGIPAIGSYVIENKVPKVGEELQRFVARVKANSQGDVVAPYADLHDGMLANALRDSSVFAVRGNDASALVAHGLGGNGSAGNGTIGLAPASFAGAGPGSAFTLTLTNVHNAACPGLASVMQRVSEIITVEGQGGPVVVKDNGASPPKGYDAMLAQAQCARGDANTFVFTAR
- the pilV gene encoding type II secretion system protein produces the protein MHRHRRARRRPGQRGFALLELTVAVAITCVLAIWAAERLLHQVDGVAEQAAGRWLLEIHGALDGMLARHGAALAEGEVPVDGQGGALYADPWAPSLAELKGAGHLPASFPDHGPLGMRATVKLWRDDACPGLACRVEALAYARVAAGSVTGPGAAGEEPAGSPDISRIAGVLLATGGLGAGVSELAPHRLRGAGFDLPNPPAAGMARLPIGTVAVRAGREAGDAGRYLRTHDARDPQFRGDVSATGTLSTGGRLVAGEHLKLGAVEVAGAACPENGLLARDREGGLLNCAAGVWAVPGGFGGAYATNTGIGCGIAGRSSINPRTGACSCPPGHRAVLVAAGGERDAEVGWTEGYVCLR